In Nicotiana tabacum cultivar K326 chromosome 17, ASM71507v2, whole genome shotgun sequence, one DNA window encodes the following:
- the LOC107801485 gene encoding ATP-dependent DNA helicase DDM1-like isoform X2 has translation MVADADNGVKDVTKTDSPVSVLADEDTCKEEVSVKLEDEVFLDAKNGDVSLLSESMAKEEENLMKARVKEEEVNEPKEAPNLNDLQFSKLDELLTQTQLYSEFLLEKMDNITVNGVEDEEESGKDKKRGRGTKRKASTSYNNKKAKRAVAAMLSRSKEGGCIEDSTLTEEERVEKEQAELVPLLTGGKLKSYQLKGVKWLISLWQNGLNGILADQMGLGKTIQTIAFLAHLKGNGLDGPYLVIAPLSTLSNWVNEIERFVPSINTIIYHGDKKQRDELRRKHMPRSIGPEFPIVVTSYEIAMSDAKKYLRHYHWKYLVVDEGHRLKNSKCKLFRELKLLPIENKLLLTGTPLQNNLAELWSLLNFILPDIFSSLEEFESWFDLAGKCGNESQKEEMEEKRRAQVVTKLHAILRPFLLRRLKVDVEQMLPRKKEIILYATMTEHQKKFQDHLINRTLEGYLHENVSRGHGFKYLTNLMIQLRKNCNHPDLLESAFDGSFCYPPVEQIVGQCGKFRLLDRLLSELFARKHKVLIFSQWTKVLDIMDYYFSEKGFDVCRIDGSVKLDERKRQIKEFNDVNSDCRIFLLSTRAGGLGINLTAADTCILYDSDWNPQMDLQAMDRCHRIGQTKPVHVYRLATALSVEGRILKRAFSKLKLEHVVIGKGQFKQERNKPTTDIMEEEDLLALLRDEDSEEDKLVQTDISDEDLQRVLDRSDLLAGPPSEDVSPESSVNALPLKGPGWEVVIPTATGGMLSTLNS, from the exons ATGGTTGCTGACGCAGATAACGGAGTGAAGGACGTTACTAAAACGGATTCTCCTGTTTCCGTCCTCGCAGATGAG GATACATGCAAAGAGGAGGTATCTGTCAAATTGGAGGATGAAGTATTTCTTGATGCAAAAAATGGGGATGTCTCTCTTTTATCTGAATCCATGGCGAAGGAAGAGGAAAACTTGATGAAAGCACGGGTAAAGGAGGAAGAAGTAAATGAGCCCAAAGAGGCCCCCAACTTGAATGACCTTCAATTTAGTAAGTTGGACGAGCTTCTTACACAGACCCAACTTTATTCAGAGTTCCTGCTGGAGAAGATGGATAACATCACAGTG AATGGAgtggaagatgaagaagaaagtgGTAAAGACAAGAAGAGGGGTCGTGGCACAAAAAGAAAGGCATCCACAAGTTATAATAAT AAGAAGGCCAAGAGAGCTGTTGCTGCCATGCTTTCAAGATCTAAAGAAGGTGGTTGTATTGAGGATTCAACCCTCACAGAGGAGGAGAGAGTTGAGAAGGAGCAGGCTGAACTTGTGCCCTTGCTGACTGGTGGAAAGTTGAAGTCTTATCAACTGAAGGGTGTCAAGTGGTTGATTTCATTATGGCAAAATGGGTTGAATGGGATTCTAGCTGATCAGATGGGACTTGGAAAGACCATTCAAACTATTGCTTTTCTTGCACATTTAAAGGGAAATGGGTTAGATGGGCCTTATTTGGTCATCGCCCCcctttcaactctttcaaattgGGTGAATGAGATAGAAAG GTTTGTCCCATCAATTAATACAATCATCTACCATGGAGACAAGAAACAAAGAGATGAGTTAAGGAGGAAGCACATGCCGAGGTCCATAGGTCCCGAATTTCCCATTGTAGTTACTTCTTATGAGATTGCGATGAGTGATGCCAAGAAATACCTGAGGCATTATCATTGGAAGTATCTTGTGGTTGATGAG GGGCACAGGTTAAAGAACTCGAAGTGCAAACTGTTCAGGGAACTTAAGCTGCTGCCGATTGAAAACAAGCTTCTATTAACTGGAACACCTCTGCAGAACAACTTAGCTGAGTTGTGGTCATTGTTAAATTTCATCTTACCAGATATATTTTCTTCCTTAGAAGAATTTGAGTCATG GTTTGACCTAGCTGGGAAGTGCGGAAATGAATCCCAAAAGGAAGAAATGGAAGAGAAAAGGAGGGCACAA GTTGTTACGAAACTCCATGCAATTTTACGTCCTTTTCTCCTTCGGAGATTGAAAGTAGATGTTGAACAAATGCTTCCCCGAAAGAAAGAGATAATTTTATATGCTACCATGACTGAGCACCAGAAAAAGTTCCAGGACCATCTAATTAACAGGACATTGGAGGGTTATTTGCATGAGAACGTGTCCCGCG GGCATGGTTTTAAATATCTCACTAATTTGATGATTCAACTTCGCAAAAATTGCAATCATCCTGACCTCTTGGAGTCTGCATTTGACGGTTCTT TTTGTTATCCACCTGTAGAACAAATAGTTGGGCAATGTGGAAAGTTCCGCTTACTGGACAGGCTTTTGTCAGAACTGTTTGCTCGCAAGCACAAA GTGCTGATATTCTCTCAGTGGACTAAAGTACTTGACATAATGGATTACTATTTTAGTGAAAAGGGCTTTGATGTTTGTAGAATTGATGGCAGCGTGAAATTGGATGAAAGAAAAAGACAG ATCAAGGAGTTCAATGATGTTAACAGTGACTGCAGGATATTTCTTCTGAGCACTAGAGCTGGTGGCCTTGGCATTAATCTTACTGCTGCAGACACCTGCATTTTATATGACAGTGACTGG AATCCCCAAATGGATCTACAGGCTATGGATAGGTGTCATAGAATAGGTCAGACAAAACCTGTTCATGTTTATAGGCTTGCAACTGCTCTCTCGGTGGAG GGTCGAATCCTCAAAAGAGCTTTCAGCAAGTTGAAGCTTGAGCATGTAGTGATTGGAAAAGGACAGTTTAAGCAAGAAAGAAATAAGCCTACTACAGATATCATGGAG GAAGAGGACTTGTTGGCGCTTTTGAGAGATGAAGATAGCGAAGAGGACAAGTTGGTGCAGACAGATATTAGTGATGAGGATCTACAGAGGGTTTTAGATCGAAGTGATTTACTTGCTGGCCCTCCAAGTGAAGATGTTAGCCCTGAATCAAGTGTAAATGCCCTTCCTCTTAAAGGACCTGGTTGGGAAGTTGTTATTCCAACTGCAACTGGAGGCATGCTTTCTACGCTCAACAGCTGA
- the LOC107801485 gene encoding ATP-dependent DNA helicase DDM1-like isoform X1: protein MVADADNGVKDVTKTDSPVSVLADEDTCKEEVSVKLEDEVFLDAKNGDVSLLSESMAKEEENLMKARVKEEEVNEPKEAPNLNDLQFSKLDELLTQTQLYSEFLLEKMDNITVQNGVEDEEESGKDKKRGRGTKRKASTSYNNKKAKRAVAAMLSRSKEGGCIEDSTLTEEERVEKEQAELVPLLTGGKLKSYQLKGVKWLISLWQNGLNGILADQMGLGKTIQTIAFLAHLKGNGLDGPYLVIAPLSTLSNWVNEIERFVPSINTIIYHGDKKQRDELRRKHMPRSIGPEFPIVVTSYEIAMSDAKKYLRHYHWKYLVVDEGHRLKNSKCKLFRELKLLPIENKLLLTGTPLQNNLAELWSLLNFILPDIFSSLEEFESWFDLAGKCGNESQKEEMEEKRRAQVVTKLHAILRPFLLRRLKVDVEQMLPRKKEIILYATMTEHQKKFQDHLINRTLEGYLHENVSRGHGFKYLTNLMIQLRKNCNHPDLLESAFDGSFCYPPVEQIVGQCGKFRLLDRLLSELFARKHKVLIFSQWTKVLDIMDYYFSEKGFDVCRIDGSVKLDERKRQIKEFNDVNSDCRIFLLSTRAGGLGINLTAADTCILYDSDWNPQMDLQAMDRCHRIGQTKPVHVYRLATALSVEGRILKRAFSKLKLEHVVIGKGQFKQERNKPTTDIMEEEDLLALLRDEDSEEDKLVQTDISDEDLQRVLDRSDLLAGPPSEDVSPESSVNALPLKGPGWEVVIPTATGGMLSTLNS from the exons ATGGTTGCTGACGCAGATAACGGAGTGAAGGACGTTACTAAAACGGATTCTCCTGTTTCCGTCCTCGCAGATGAG GATACATGCAAAGAGGAGGTATCTGTCAAATTGGAGGATGAAGTATTTCTTGATGCAAAAAATGGGGATGTCTCTCTTTTATCTGAATCCATGGCGAAGGAAGAGGAAAACTTGATGAAAGCACGGGTAAAGGAGGAAGAAGTAAATGAGCCCAAAGAGGCCCCCAACTTGAATGACCTTCAATTTAGTAAGTTGGACGAGCTTCTTACACAGACCCAACTTTATTCAGAGTTCCTGCTGGAGAAGATGGATAACATCACAGTG CAGAATGGAgtggaagatgaagaagaaagtgGTAAAGACAAGAAGAGGGGTCGTGGCACAAAAAGAAAGGCATCCACAAGTTATAATAAT AAGAAGGCCAAGAGAGCTGTTGCTGCCATGCTTTCAAGATCTAAAGAAGGTGGTTGTATTGAGGATTCAACCCTCACAGAGGAGGAGAGAGTTGAGAAGGAGCAGGCTGAACTTGTGCCCTTGCTGACTGGTGGAAAGTTGAAGTCTTATCAACTGAAGGGTGTCAAGTGGTTGATTTCATTATGGCAAAATGGGTTGAATGGGATTCTAGCTGATCAGATGGGACTTGGAAAGACCATTCAAACTATTGCTTTTCTTGCACATTTAAAGGGAAATGGGTTAGATGGGCCTTATTTGGTCATCGCCCCcctttcaactctttcaaattgGGTGAATGAGATAGAAAG GTTTGTCCCATCAATTAATACAATCATCTACCATGGAGACAAGAAACAAAGAGATGAGTTAAGGAGGAAGCACATGCCGAGGTCCATAGGTCCCGAATTTCCCATTGTAGTTACTTCTTATGAGATTGCGATGAGTGATGCCAAGAAATACCTGAGGCATTATCATTGGAAGTATCTTGTGGTTGATGAG GGGCACAGGTTAAAGAACTCGAAGTGCAAACTGTTCAGGGAACTTAAGCTGCTGCCGATTGAAAACAAGCTTCTATTAACTGGAACACCTCTGCAGAACAACTTAGCTGAGTTGTGGTCATTGTTAAATTTCATCTTACCAGATATATTTTCTTCCTTAGAAGAATTTGAGTCATG GTTTGACCTAGCTGGGAAGTGCGGAAATGAATCCCAAAAGGAAGAAATGGAAGAGAAAAGGAGGGCACAA GTTGTTACGAAACTCCATGCAATTTTACGTCCTTTTCTCCTTCGGAGATTGAAAGTAGATGTTGAACAAATGCTTCCCCGAAAGAAAGAGATAATTTTATATGCTACCATGACTGAGCACCAGAAAAAGTTCCAGGACCATCTAATTAACAGGACATTGGAGGGTTATTTGCATGAGAACGTGTCCCGCG GGCATGGTTTTAAATATCTCACTAATTTGATGATTCAACTTCGCAAAAATTGCAATCATCCTGACCTCTTGGAGTCTGCATTTGACGGTTCTT TTTGTTATCCACCTGTAGAACAAATAGTTGGGCAATGTGGAAAGTTCCGCTTACTGGACAGGCTTTTGTCAGAACTGTTTGCTCGCAAGCACAAA GTGCTGATATTCTCTCAGTGGACTAAAGTACTTGACATAATGGATTACTATTTTAGTGAAAAGGGCTTTGATGTTTGTAGAATTGATGGCAGCGTGAAATTGGATGAAAGAAAAAGACAG ATCAAGGAGTTCAATGATGTTAACAGTGACTGCAGGATATTTCTTCTGAGCACTAGAGCTGGTGGCCTTGGCATTAATCTTACTGCTGCAGACACCTGCATTTTATATGACAGTGACTGG AATCCCCAAATGGATCTACAGGCTATGGATAGGTGTCATAGAATAGGTCAGACAAAACCTGTTCATGTTTATAGGCTTGCAACTGCTCTCTCGGTGGAG GGTCGAATCCTCAAAAGAGCTTTCAGCAAGTTGAAGCTTGAGCATGTAGTGATTGGAAAAGGACAGTTTAAGCAAGAAAGAAATAAGCCTACTACAGATATCATGGAG GAAGAGGACTTGTTGGCGCTTTTGAGAGATGAAGATAGCGAAGAGGACAAGTTGGTGCAGACAGATATTAGTGATGAGGATCTACAGAGGGTTTTAGATCGAAGTGATTTACTTGCTGGCCCTCCAAGTGAAGATGTTAGCCCTGAATCAAGTGTAAATGCCCTTCCTCTTAAAGGACCTGGTTGGGAAGTTGTTATTCCAACTGCAACTGGAGGCATGCTTTCTACGCTCAACAGCTGA
- the LOC142171846 gene encoding uncharacterized protein LOC142171846: MPLSPKKWSKLECQQLIEKITHRIKVTYAKKLSYAGRLQVITAVLFSIYSFWGAVFILPQSVLKEVDKRCRDYLWGTSEDKRRVPLVSWEKICCPKKNGGLNIKGCSSWNKASVGKLLWQLTHSKNSLCVKWVHDIYIKNDPNVWSHTVPQDFSWYWKKLNSLKEKMQEWYVQGKYILTPKGDYSITSSYNALLGGQVKMENASLVWSKFAQPKHRFIAWLATKKRLLTKERLGQMRIIVIDMDCCLCDDQEIETSQHLFGEPKLVFDVIRRKHWQKLKKEVMAAIWGATIYHIWTAMNKKLFQNRNVQVDTIVTQIKKEIKERIGMIKLSNRGSRSRGFIQRLLCNKRYAVPVFLWKLGAL, from the exons ATGCCTCTATCACCTAAGAAGTGGAGCAAGTTGGAGTGTCAACAACTGATAGAGAAGATCACTCATAGAATCAAAGTAACATATGCAAAGAAGTTATCATATGCAGGAAGGCTTCAAGTGATAACTGCAGTTTTGTTTTCAATATACAGCTTTTGGGGTGCAGTGTTTATTTTACCTCAGAGTGTCTTAAAGGAAGTCGATAAACGATGTCGAGATTACTTATGGGGTACTTCAGAAGATAAGAGAAGAGTTCCATTAGTTTCATGGGAGAAGATATGTTGTCCTAAGAAAAATGGTGGCCTAAATATCAAAGGATGCAGTAGTTGGAATAAAGCTTCAGTTGGGAAACTGTTGTGGCAGCTAACTCACAGCAAGAACTCATTATGTGTCAAATGGGTGCATGACATCTACATCAAGAATGATCCTAATGTATGGTCTCACACTGTGCCCCAAGATTTCAGTTGGTATTGGAAAAAACTGAACTCCCTCAAAGAGAAGATGCAAGAATGGTATGTGCAGGGTAAGTATATACTAACTCCTAAAGGGGACTATTCTATAACAAGCAGCTATAATGCTCTACTGGGAGGCCAAGTGAAGATGGAGAATGCGAGTCTAGTTTGGAGTAAATTTGCACAGCCAAAGCACAGATTCATTGCTTGGCTAGCAACTAAAAAGAGATTGCTGACAAAAGAAAGATTAGGCCAAATGCGGATTATAGTTATAGATATGGACTGCTGTTTATGTGATGATCAAGAAATTGAGACTAGCCAGCATTTGTTTG GGGAGCCTAAACTGGTATTTGATGTAATTAGAAGGAAGCATTGGCAGAAACTCAAGAAGGAAGTGATGGCTGCCATATGGGGAGCAACTATTTACCACATATGGACTGCCATGAATAAAAAATTGTTTCAAAATAGAAATGTACAGGTGGATACTATAGTTACACAGATCAAGAAAGAGATCAAAGAGAGAATAGGCATGATTAAATTGTCAAATAGAGGAAGTAGGAGTAGAGGATTCATACAGAGACTATTGTGTAATAAGAGATATGCAGTCCCGGTTTTTTTGTGGAAGCTAGGAGCTCTTTAG
- the LOC107801475 gene encoding proline-rich receptor-like protein kinase PERK15 — protein sequence MDSSPDTASSNNSTDSSSSKSSPPSSDGPPPPSPSSDSSSSPPKNDSTTSSSPPKDESPPSSPPPQSPPPSPDAPPPQNDSPPPASPPPKDDQSSPSPPEDDNNQSPLSQSPPVQSPPPSSNTTPSPPAPKNPGSPPSPVFSPPLPASSQSPPAPHAAHLSPPPHSGPDRPSDKPPGSSGNNNSPPSSDSDSSSNNVAVIAGLAVGGLLVIVVIVLCVWCNKRKKKQRYYMGPPKGGDQYENYNSQWNRRQSMGDHVMKVPQGEMGIPQGGWAAATPHQATNSSSEFGSGFSGQAPGQGPLPPQSPNMGGLGGFSQSQFSYEELAKATDGFAQANLLGQGGFGYVHKGILTDGREVAIKSLKAGSGQGEREFQAEVEIISRVHHRHLVSLVGYCIANGQRMLVYEFVANKTLEFHLHGKGQPVMDWETRLKIALGSAKGLAYLHEDCQHRIIHRDIKAANILLDYNYEALVADFGLAKLTSDNNTHVSTRVMGTFGYLAPEYASSGKLTEKSDVFSYGVMLLELITGRRPVDPNDKYMEDSLVDWARPLLTRALEEGVYDGLVDVRLEGNYDTDELHRMVACAAASIRHSAKRRPKMSQIVRTLEGNASLEDLNDSARPGKTPSFAASSGVTQAYDTAMYNADMMKFRKMVMTTQEFNNGEHGSTPSE from the exons atggaTTCATCTCCTGATACTGCTTCCTCCAATAATAGTACTGATTCTAGTTCTAGCAAGAGTAGCCCTCCTTCTTCAGATGGACCTCCACCACCTTCACCTTCTTCAGATTCATCTTCATCACCACCAAAAAATGATTCTACTACTTCATCTTCACCACCAAAAGATGAATCTCCTCCGTCGTCACCACCACCACAATCTCCTCCTCCTTCCCCTGACGCACCACCCCCCCAAAACGATTCTCCTCCACCAGCATCACCACCACCCAAAGATGATCAATCTTCTCCATCGCCACCAGAAGATGATAATAACCAATCCCCTCTTTCACAATCACCACCTGTACAATCTCCTCCACCATCATCCAACACTACACCATCACCACCTGCTCCTAAGAATCCAGGGTCTCCTCCATCACCTGTATTTTCTCCACCACTTCCTGCTTCTTCACAATCACCTCCAGCTCCTCATGCAGCACATTTGTCTCCTCCTCCACACTCTGGGCCCGATCGACCATCCGATAAACCACCTGGTTCCTCTGGAAATAACAATTCGCCGCCATCTTCTGATTCTGATTCCTCTTCAAATAATGTGGCTGTAATAGCTGGACTTGCCGTAGGCGGATTATTGGTTATTGTGGTTATCGTTCTCTGCGTATGGTGTAATaaaaggaagaagaagcagaGATACTATATGGGTCCACCTAAAG GAGGTGATCAATATGAAAATTATAACAGTCAGTGGAACAGACGTCAGTCTATGGGGGATCACGTCATGAAGGTACCACAGGGTGAAATGGGGATTCCTCAAGGTGGTTGGGCTGCAGCTACTCCACATCAGGCAACTAATTCAAGCAGCGAATTCGGTTCAGGTTTTTCAGGACAAGCGCCAGGCCAAGGGCCATTGCCTCCTCAATCACCTAACATGGGTGGACTTGGTGGTTTCTCTCAAAGCCAATTCAGTTATGAGGAGTTAGCTAAGGCTACGGATGGATTTGCTCAGGCCAATCTGTTAGGCCAAGGTGGGTTCGGGTACGTGCACAAAGGTATTTTGACTGATGGAAGAGAGGTTGCTATCAAGAGTTTGAAAGCAGGCAGTGGACAAGGCGAACGAGAATTTCAGGCTGAAGTTGAGATCATTAGCCGAGTTCATCATCGTCATCTTGTGTCCCTTGTTGGATATTGTATTGCTAATGGACAGCGCATGTTGGTCTATGAATTTGTTGCCAACAAAACCTTGGAGTTCCACCTTCATG GGAAAGGTCAACCTGTCATGGATTGGGAAACCAGACTTAAAATTGCTTTGGGATCAGCCAAGGGACTGGCTTACCTCCATGAAGATT GCCAACATAGAATTATCCATCGCGACATCAAGGCTGCAAATATTCTACTAGACTACAATTATGAAGCCTTG GTGGCAGATTTCGGATTGGCTAAGCTTACTTCTGATAACAATACTCATGTCTCGACTCGTGTTATGGGAACATTCGG GTACTTGGCTCCTGAATATGCATCCAGTGGAAAGCTAACAGAGAAATCAGATGTGTTTTCATATGGAGTCATGCTGTTGGAACTCATAACCGGGAGGCGACCTGTTGATCCTAATGATAAATACATGGAAGATAGCTTAGTAGATTGG GCTAGGCCGCTTCTTACAAGAGCACTGGAAGAGGGAGTATATGACGGATTGGTAGACGTGCGTCTTGAAGGAAACTATGATACAGATGAGCTACATCGCATGGTAGCCTGTGCTGCTGCTAGCATTCGCCATTCTGCTAAAAGACGCCCCAAAATGAGCCAG ATTGTACGTACCTTAGAAGGCAATGCATCATTGGAGGACTTGAACGATAGTGCAAGACCTGGAAAGACTCCTAGCTTTGCCGCCTCAAGCGGGGTGACCCAGGCCTATGATACTGCTATGTATAATGCTGACATGATGAAATTCAGGAAAATGGTTATGACAACCCAAGAATTCAACAACGGTGAACATGGAAGTACTCCAAGTGAGTAA